The following proteins are co-located in the Agromyces laixinhei genome:
- a CDS encoding PAC2 family protein has product MNQPAGFEGGRLLVVAFEGWNDAGEAASGAAKLLVDRLGLVEVAAVDPELYFDYQFTRPTIVVDDDGARRLEWPGAAIMGPATVPADDDTADDRVTGPGADRLHVLLGAEPARSWKGFAAELIDAALAADIEGIVLLGAMLADAPHTRPLSVFASSENPEMRSALGVERSNYEGPVGILSVIADQAERVGIPTVSLWASVPHYVHNAPSPKAVLALLGKVEELTGLSIPRGSLEVDAKAWEAGVDALAAEDEEMAGYIGQLEQARDAVDAPEASGEAIAQEFERYLRRRGEEPGGRADGRGDGPR; this is encoded by the coding sequence GTGAATCAGCCGGCCGGTTTCGAGGGCGGAAGGCTGCTCGTCGTCGCATTCGAAGGATGGAACGACGCCGGAGAAGCGGCATCCGGAGCTGCGAAGCTCCTCGTCGATCGTCTCGGCCTCGTCGAAGTCGCCGCGGTCGATCCCGAACTCTACTTCGACTACCAGTTCACGCGGCCCACGATCGTGGTCGATGACGACGGGGCACGCCGGCTCGAGTGGCCGGGCGCGGCGATCATGGGCCCGGCCACCGTGCCCGCCGATGACGACACCGCCGATGACCGGGTCACCGGGCCGGGTGCCGACCGCCTGCACGTGCTGCTCGGCGCCGAGCCCGCCCGCAGCTGGAAGGGCTTCGCCGCCGAACTCATCGACGCGGCGCTCGCCGCCGACATCGAGGGCATCGTACTGCTCGGCGCGATGCTCGCCGATGCACCGCACACCCGGCCGCTCTCGGTCTTCGCATCGAGTGAGAACCCCGAGATGCGCTCGGCGCTCGGCGTCGAGCGCTCCAACTACGAGGGACCGGTCGGTATTCTCAGCGTCATCGCCGATCAGGCCGAGCGCGTCGGCATTCCGACGGTCTCGCTGTGGGCATCGGTGCCGCACTACGTGCACAACGCGCCGTCACCGAAGGCGGTGCTGGCACTGCTCGGCAAGGTCGAGGAGCTCACGGGGCTCTCGATCCCCCGCGGCAGCCTCGAGGTCGACGCGAAGGCGTGGGAGGCGGGAGTCGACGCCCTCGCCGCCGAAGACGAGGAGATGGCGGGCTACATCGGGCAGCTCGAGCAGGCGCGCGATGCGGTCGACGCCCCCGAGGCGAGCGGCGAGGCGATCGCGCAGGAGTTCGAGCGCTACCTGCGTCGACGCGGAGAAGAGCCCGGCGGCCGCGCCGACGGCCGTGGCGACGGGCCGCGCTGA
- a CDS encoding undecaprenyl-diphosphate phosphatase yields MHHVIEALILGLVQGLTEFLPISSSAHLRILGEFLPGAQDPGAAFTAITQLGTEAAVVVFFWRDIVRIVSHWFGSFTGRVARNDPDARMGWLIIIGSVPIVVLGLLFQDQIETSLRSLWIVATMLIVFGLILGLADWAGAKRRKLEDLTVPHGIFFGLAQSLSLIPGVSRSGGTITIGLFLGYERAAAARYAFLLAIPAVFGSGFFQLFKSLDEPGVYGPIETAAATLVAFVVALLVIAFFMSYISKHSFLPFVIYRVLLGGTILVLLSTGVLSA; encoded by the coding sequence ATGCACCACGTGATCGAAGCGCTCATCCTCGGCCTCGTTCAAGGCCTGACCGAGTTCCTGCCGATCTCCTCGAGCGCACACCTGCGCATCCTGGGGGAGTTCCTTCCTGGAGCGCAGGACCCGGGCGCCGCCTTCACCGCGATCACGCAGCTGGGTACCGAGGCCGCCGTCGTGGTGTTCTTCTGGCGTGACATCGTGCGCATCGTCTCGCACTGGTTCGGCTCCTTCACGGGCAGGGTCGCCCGGAACGATCCCGATGCCCGCATGGGCTGGCTCATCATCATCGGTTCGGTGCCGATCGTCGTGCTCGGCCTGCTCTTCCAGGACCAGATCGAGACGAGCCTGCGCTCGCTCTGGATCGTCGCCACGATGCTCATCGTGTTCGGCCTCATCCTCGGGCTCGCCGACTGGGCCGGGGCGAAGCGCCGAAAGCTCGAAGACCTCACGGTGCCGCACGGCATCTTCTTCGGCCTGGCGCAGTCGCTCTCGCTGATTCCCGGTGTCTCACGCTCGGGCGGCACGATCACCATCGGTCTCTTCCTCGGCTACGAGCGTGCGGCCGCGGCGCGGTACGCATTCCTGCTCGCGATCCCGGCGGTCTTCGGCAGCGGCTTCTTCCAGCTCTTCAAGAGCCTCGACGAGCCCGGTGTGTACGGCCCGATCGAGACGGCCGCGGCAACGCTCGTCGCATTCGTCGTCGCGCTGCTCGTGATCGCGTTCTTCATGAGCTACATCTCGAAGCACAGCTTCCTGCCGTTCGTCATCTACCGGGTGCTCCTCGGCGGAACGATCCTCGTGCTGCTGAGCACCGGCGTGCTGAGCGCGTGA
- a CDS encoding DNA polymerase Y family protein, which translates to MAVDPVHVDPTRTIVLWCPDWPVFAACRESGLDPAAPVALTEGGQIFACSAAARSDGVVRGLKLREAQYRSPALTLLDYDASLDVRVFEPVVRRVEETVPGVQLVRPGTLAMRARGPARYYGGEDAAARALLGTVAALGVIGARVGVADGPFAAEQAARAIGAAGIADAAGESPVGIVEPGASAAFIAPLPVGLVVDARTRTLLNRLGVHTLGEFAALPEADVRRRFGAAGAFAHDRAAGREQARVLARTPPPEFEVAQEFEPPLDRIDQLAFAFRVHASEFIERMRAKRLVCTGIRIEIDDEAGGHSSRGWLHPRWFTPADVVDRVRWQLQGTGTADRALTSPIVRLRVVPERIDSTGNHEEGLWGGGPDERVHHGLTRVQSMLGHDAVVTAVIGGGRMLADRQVLVPWGDRAPERGDESAPWPGSLPALAPASVFRERRPVGLLDAGGAVVTIDARGAISAKPERFALAGAAPTPVRAWAGPWPVVERWWDAEHARRVHRFQIVDDEGCAWLLVRDDEGWWAEARYD; encoded by the coding sequence ATGGCCGTCGACCCGGTACACGTCGACCCCACCCGCACGATCGTGCTCTGGTGCCCCGACTGGCCCGTGTTCGCGGCGTGCCGCGAATCGGGCCTCGACCCGGCCGCACCCGTCGCCCTCACCGAGGGCGGCCAGATCTTCGCCTGCTCGGCCGCGGCTCGCAGCGACGGCGTGGTTCGCGGGCTGAAGCTCCGCGAAGCGCAGTACCGCTCCCCCGCACTCACCCTGCTCGACTACGACGCCTCGCTCGACGTGCGCGTCTTCGAGCCGGTCGTGCGGCGGGTCGAAGAGACGGTGCCCGGTGTGCAGCTCGTCCGCCCCGGCACGCTCGCCATGCGGGCGCGGGGTCCGGCCCGCTACTACGGCGGTGAAGATGCCGCGGCACGCGCCCTGCTCGGCACCGTCGCCGCACTCGGGGTGATCGGGGCGCGGGTCGGAGTCGCCGACGGGCCGTTCGCCGCCGAGCAGGCGGCCCGGGCGATCGGAGCTGCGGGTATCGCCGACGCTGCGGGCGAGTCGCCGGTGGGCATCGTCGAGCCCGGGGCATCCGCTGCGTTCATCGCCCCGCTGCCGGTGGGACTCGTCGTCGATGCCCGTACCCGAACCCTGCTGAACCGCCTCGGGGTGCACACCCTCGGCGAGTTCGCGGCCCTGCCCGAGGCCGACGTGCGCCGCCGATTCGGCGCGGCGGGCGCCTTCGCGCACGATCGGGCGGCCGGGCGCGAGCAGGCGAGGGTGCTCGCACGCACCCCGCCGCCCGAGTTCGAGGTCGCGCAGGAGTTCGAACCGCCGCTCGACCGCATCGACCAGCTCGCCTTCGCCTTCCGGGTGCATGCCTCCGAGTTCATCGAGCGCATGCGGGCGAAGCGGCTCGTGTGCACCGGCATCCGCATCGAGATCGACGACGAAGCAGGCGGGCACTCGAGCCGCGGCTGGTTGCACCCGCGCTGGTTCACCCCCGCCGACGTCGTCGATCGCGTGCGTTGGCAGCTGCAGGGCACAGGCACCGCCGACAGGGCGCTCACCTCGCCGATCGTGCGACTGCGCGTCGTGCCCGAGCGCATCGACTCCACCGGCAACCATGAAGAGGGGCTCTGGGGCGGCGGGCCCGACGAGCGCGTGCATCACGGGCTCACCCGGGTGCAGAGCATGCTCGGCCACGACGCGGTCGTCACTGCGGTGATCGGCGGCGGGCGAATGCTCGCCGACCGGCAGGTGCTCGTGCCCTGGGGTGATCGGGCTCCCGAACGCGGCGACGAGAGCGCGCCGTGGCCCGGCAGCCTGCCCGCGCTCGCCCCGGCGAGCGTGTTCCGCGAGCGCCGGCCGGTCGGGCTGCTCGACGCCGGCGGTGCCGTCGTCACGATCGACGCCCGCGGTGCGATCTCGGCGAAGCCCGAACGTTTCGCGCTCGCGGGCGCCGCCCCCACGCCCGTGCGGGCCTGGGCGGGCCCTTGGCCGGTCGTCGAACGCTGGTGGGACGCCGAGCACGCGAGGCGCGTGCACCGCTTCCAGATCGTCGACGACGAGGGCTGCGCGTGGCTCCTCGTGCGCGACGACGAAGGCTGGTGGGCAGAGGCGAGGTACGACTGA
- a CDS encoding helix-turn-helix transcriptional regulator, protein MASGESKGEAKIPVEDRLFSLVLALLATETGLLKSEILSTVRGYAERFDSAGRNANLERQFERDKDDIRELGIPLETVESPDRPGDNQALRYRIPKGQYDLPDEVRFTPDELALLGLAAEVWREASLSADSQRALTKLRSLGIEPREPVIGYAPRLRVRDAAFEPLRQALDRRQAVRFKYFKPGEAEPRERTVDPLAVVLHDGRWHLHANDHDAGGARTFLLSRIIGEVIPVPGSSFEAPPLGVQDRIIAELQQLHERNVADLAVSGGSDAEVRLGKRAIDGDEDAGVIRLHYTDAAVFADELASYGPEVRVLSPESLRDAVRDRLRAVVAVHRDSATDAAGEEQR, encoded by the coding sequence GTGGCAAGCGGCGAGAGCAAGGGTGAGGCGAAGATCCCCGTCGAGGATCGCCTGTTCAGTCTCGTCCTGGCGCTGCTCGCCACAGAGACCGGCCTGCTGAAGTCCGAAATCCTCTCGACGGTGCGCGGCTACGCAGAACGCTTCGATTCCGCGGGTCGCAACGCGAATCTCGAGCGACAGTTCGAGCGCGACAAAGACGACATCCGTGAGCTCGGCATCCCGCTCGAGACCGTCGAGTCGCCCGATCGCCCGGGCGACAACCAGGCGCTGCGCTACCGCATCCCCAAGGGCCAGTACGATCTGCCCGACGAGGTGCGCTTCACGCCCGACGAACTCGCACTGCTCGGCCTCGCGGCTGAGGTCTGGCGCGAAGCGTCGCTCTCGGCCGACTCCCAGCGGGCACTCACGAAGCTCCGTTCGCTCGGCATCGAGCCCCGCGAGCCCGTGATCGGCTACGCCCCTCGCCTGCGCGTGCGCGATGCCGCGTTCGAGCCGCTGCGGCAGGCCCTCGATCGCCGCCAGGCCGTGCGCTTCAAGTACTTCAAGCCCGGCGAGGCCGAACCGCGCGAACGCACGGTCGACCCGCTCGCGGTGGTGCTGCACGACGGCCGGTGGCACCTGCACGCCAACGACCACGATGCCGGGGGCGCCCGCACGTTCCTGCTCTCGCGCATCATCGGCGAGGTGATACCGGTGCCCGGCTCGAGCTTCGAAGCGCCGCCGCTCGGCGTGCAAGACCGTATCATCGCCGAACTGCAGCAGCTTCACGAGCGGAACGTCGCCGATCTCGCGGTCAGCGGCGGCAGCGATGCCGAGGTTCGGCTCGGCAAGCGCGCCATCGACGGCGACGAAGACGCCGGAGTCATCCGTCTGCACTACACGGATGCCGCCGTGTTCGCCGACGAGCTCGCCTCATACGGGCCCGAGGTGCGGGTGCTGTCGCCGGAGTCGCTGCGCGACGCAGTGCGCGATCGGCTCCGCGCGGTGGTCGCCGTGCACCGTGATTCGGCGACCGATGCAGCGGGGGAGGAGCAGCGATGA
- a CDS encoding M20/M25/M40 family metallo-hydrolase translates to MAQSSTEITPDIELEETAIVARDLIRFDTSNYGEGRANGEREAAEYVEARLAGLGLAPQLFEPEPRRTSVVARVPGRDSSKPALVVHGHLDVVPADARNWSVDPFAGEVQGGMLWGRGAVDMKDMDAMMLTALGDIIGSGSQPARDLVVAFFADEEAGGGAGSSWLVDHHPELFDGAAEAISEVGGYSITVGGRRAYLLQTGEKSLLWVRLVAKGTAAHGSRLIRDNAITKLAQAIATLGRAEWPVRLTDTTRELLSEIAGVLGVDPEQVSPDELALATGSASGFITATLRTTTNPTLLTAGYKHNVIPDRAEALVDIRTLPGEEEAVLAEVRALVGDEVEVEIVHRDVGLEAATSGALVDAVKRTLGVHDPGAPVFPYLLSGGTDNKALSRLGIAGYGFAPLRLPEGLDFPAMFHGVDERVPLDALVFGRQVLRDLLLDY, encoded by the coding sequence ATGGCCCAGTCTTCCACCGAGATCACTCCCGACATCGAGCTCGAGGAGACGGCGATCGTCGCACGCGACCTGATCCGATTCGACACCTCGAACTACGGCGAGGGCAGGGCCAACGGCGAGCGCGAGGCCGCCGAGTACGTCGAGGCCCGCCTGGCGGGGCTCGGGCTCGCGCCGCAGCTCTTCGAACCCGAGCCGCGACGCACGAGCGTCGTCGCACGAGTGCCCGGCCGCGACTCCTCCAAGCCCGCCCTCGTCGTGCACGGTCACCTCGACGTCGTGCCCGCCGACGCCCGCAATTGGAGCGTCGACCCGTTCGCGGGCGAGGTGCAGGGCGGCATGCTCTGGGGGCGTGGCGCGGTCGACATGAAAGACATGGACGCGATGATGCTGACCGCCCTCGGCGACATCATCGGCTCGGGGTCGCAGCCCGCGCGCGACCTCGTCGTCGCCTTCTTCGCCGACGAGGAGGCCGGGGGAGGAGCCGGCTCGAGCTGGCTCGTCGACCATCATCCCGAGCTCTTCGACGGTGCCGCCGAGGCCATCAGCGAGGTCGGCGGCTACTCCATCACGGTCGGCGGCCGCCGTGCCTACCTGCTGCAGACCGGTGAGAAGTCGCTGCTCTGGGTCCGTCTCGTCGCCAAGGGCACCGCGGCCCACGGGTCGCGGCTCATCCGCGACAACGCCATCACGAAGCTCGCCCAGGCGATCGCGACCCTCGGGCGCGCCGAGTGGCCGGTCCGGCTCACAGACACCACCCGCGAACTGCTCAGCGAGATCGCGGGAGTGCTCGGCGTCGACCCCGAGCAGGTCTCGCCCGACGAACTCGCCCTGGCCACGGGCTCGGCCTCGGGTTTCATCACGGCGACCCTGCGCACGACGACGAACCCGACGCTCCTCACCGCCGGCTACAAGCACAACGTCATCCCCGACCGGGCCGAAGCGCTCGTCGACATCCGCACCCTGCCCGGCGAAGAGGAGGCGGTGCTCGCCGAGGTGCGAGCACTCGTCGGCGACGAGGTCGAGGTCGAGATCGTGCACCGCGACGTCGGGCTCGAGGCCGCGACATCCGGAGCGCTCGTCGATGCCGTGAAGCGCACGCTCGGCGTGCACGATCCCGGTGCCCCGGTCTTCCCGTACCTGCTCTCGGGCGGCACCGACAACAAGGCGCTCAGCCGGCTCGGCATCGCCGGCTACGGCTTCGCGCCGCTGAGGCTGCCCGAAGGCTTGGACTTCCCTGCGATGTTCCACGGCGTTGACGAACGGGTGCCGCTCGACGCACTAGTCTTCGGAAGGCAGGTTCTGCGCGACCTCCTCCTCGACTACTGA
- a CDS encoding HAD family hydrolase — protein sequence MTTRLPAAVLWDMDGTLVDTERYWMAAEEELVGSFGGSWGHDDAIALVGSGLWEAAAYFQAKGVDLDADEIVSRLTARVREQLDEHGVPWRPGARELLQALREASVPTALVTMSIRSMADDIVGAIPFEAFDVIVTGDSVDNAKPHPEPYLSAAAELGVDIADCVAIEDSPTGLASAHASGAIALAVPNFIPLDGLPAGALWPTLDGMTVDDVAALLTAREVTA from the coding sequence GTGACCACTCGCCTCCCCGCCGCAGTCCTCTGGGATATGGACGGCACCCTCGTCGACACCGAACGCTATTGGATGGCCGCTGAAGAGGAACTCGTCGGGTCGTTCGGGGGCTCGTGGGGCCACGACGATGCGATCGCGCTCGTCGGCAGCGGACTCTGGGAGGCGGCCGCCTACTTCCAGGCCAAGGGCGTCGATCTCGACGCCGATGAGATCGTGAGCCGCCTCACGGCTCGCGTGCGGGAGCAACTCGACGAGCACGGCGTCCCGTGGCGACCGGGCGCCCGCGAGCTGTTGCAGGCGCTCCGAGAGGCATCCGTGCCCACCGCCCTCGTCACCATGTCGATCCGCTCAATGGCCGACGACATCGTCGGTGCCATTCCGTTCGAGGCGTTCGACGTCATCGTCACGGGTGACAGCGTCGACAACGCCAAGCCGCATCCCGAGCCCTACCTCTCGGCGGCCGCCGAGCTCGGGGTCGACATCGCCGACTGCGTCGCCATCGAGGATTCACCGACGGGCCTCGCCTCGGCGCATGCATCCGGTGCGATCGCCCTGGCCGTGCCCAACTTCATTCCGCTCGACGGCCTTCCCGCCGGCGCACTGTGGCCGACCCTCGACGGGATGACCGTCGACGACGTCGCGGCACTCCTGACGGCTCGCGAGGTGACCGCATGA
- a CDS encoding nucleotidyltransferase domain-containing protein, translating into MLESDTAFLDAIADALAALPGVHAVTLGGSRALGTNTPDSDWDLSVYYRDGFTPDHLRAVGWTGEVSELGAWGGGVFNGGAWLQIDGRKVDIHYRDLAVVNRELAEAVQGRFHWEPLMFHLAGIPSYLLLAELASSRQLRGDALPRPAFPEPLRDSASRMWRSNAALTLNYAQNGYADRSQLTETAGALATAAMQTAHAVLAERGEWVTNEKRLLARAGLRRMDEIIANLSTSATSLTEGVRAARELCQYTR; encoded by the coding sequence ATGCTCGAATCGGACACCGCCTTCCTCGACGCCATCGCCGATGCCCTCGCAGCCCTGCCGGGCGTGCACGCCGTGACACTCGGCGGCTCTCGTGCGCTGGGGACGAACACCCCGGACAGCGATTGGGATCTGTCCGTCTACTACCGCGACGGGTTCACTCCCGACCATCTCCGTGCCGTCGGCTGGACCGGAGAAGTCTCTGAGCTCGGAGCCTGGGGCGGAGGCGTCTTCAATGGAGGGGCATGGCTTCAGATCGACGGGCGGAAGGTCGACATCCACTACCGCGACCTGGCGGTCGTCAACCGAGAGCTGGCCGAGGCCGTGCAGGGCCGGTTCCATTGGGAGCCACTGATGTTCCACCTCGCCGGCATCCCCAGCTACCTGCTGCTGGCCGAACTCGCGTCGAGCCGACAGCTGCGCGGCGACGCACTCCCGCGCCCGGCGTTCCCGGAACCGTTGCGAGACTCCGCATCACGCATGTGGCGGTCGAACGCCGCCCTCACTCTGAATTACGCACAGAACGGTTATGCCGACCGCAGCCAGCTGACGGAGACCGCTGGCGCCCTGGCGACCGCGGCGATGCAGACCGCGCACGCGGTCCTCGCCGAGCGCGGCGAATGGGTCACCAACGAGAAGCGCCTCCTTGCCCGCGCAGGGCTGCGCCGGATGGACGAGATCATCGCGAACCTCAGCACAAGCGCCACGTCACTGACCGAAGGCGTCCGTGCCGCACGAGAGCTATGCCAGTACACCCGATGA
- a CDS encoding IS1595 family transposase: MGGVDYPRTFQELREWFPDDAACLAYLARLRWPDGFVCPECKGREFWLTGVGLWMCSGCSRRTSVTAGTIFHRTRTPLSTWFAAVWFVTSQKNGMSAQSLQRVLGLKSYETAWAWMHKLRRAMVRPERDLLHGVVEVDETFVGGVSGGHAGASSGKAVVMVAVEKPGPGRKLGRIRLGLADRPGTLGLVTFAQNTVAQGSTIHTDGARMMRRLGELGYTHEYATGYNAPDPTAVLPGVHLTASLLRRWLTGTLHYGVAEHQLPYYLDEFTFRFNRRDATSRGLLFYRLLQQAVQTDPHPLQDLLDPDSNPYFT, translated from the coding sequence GTGGGTGGTGTCGACTATCCGCGGACGTTCCAAGAGCTCCGCGAGTGGTTCCCGGATGATGCGGCGTGCCTGGCGTACCTCGCACGGTTGCGCTGGCCGGACGGGTTCGTCTGCCCGGAATGCAAGGGTCGCGAGTTCTGGCTCACCGGCGTTGGCCTGTGGATGTGCAGTGGCTGCTCGCGGCGCACATCGGTGACCGCGGGGACGATTTTCCATCGGACGCGGACCCCGCTGTCGACGTGGTTCGCGGCGGTCTGGTTCGTCACGTCGCAGAAGAACGGGATGTCCGCACAGAGCCTGCAGCGGGTGCTCGGCTTGAAGTCTTACGAGACCGCGTGGGCGTGGATGCACAAGCTCCGCCGGGCGATGGTGCGGCCCGAACGGGACCTGCTCCACGGCGTCGTCGAAGTGGACGAGACCTTCGTCGGCGGCGTCAGTGGCGGGCACGCCGGGGCGAGCTCTGGCAAAGCCGTCGTAATGGTCGCGGTCGAAAAGCCCGGCCCGGGCCGCAAGCTCGGTCGGATCCGGCTCGGACTCGCCGACCGACCCGGCACTCTCGGACTCGTCACGTTCGCGCAGAACACCGTCGCGCAAGGCTCGACGATCCACACCGACGGCGCCCGGATGATGCGCCGGCTCGGCGAGCTTGGCTACACCCACGAGTACGCCACCGGCTACAACGCCCCCGACCCGACCGCAGTGCTGCCCGGCGTGCACCTGACCGCGTCTCTCCTGAGGCGGTGGCTGACGGGCACACTCCACTACGGCGTTGCCGAGCACCAGCTGCCCTACTACCTCGACGAGTTCACGTTCCGATTCAATCGTCGCGACGCGACCAGCCGGGGGCTGCTCTTCTACCGGCTGCTCCAGCAGGCTGTGCAGACCGACCCCCACCCACTCCAGGATCTCCTCGACCCCGATTCGAACCCCTACTTCACCTAG
- a CDS encoding tRNA (adenine-N1)-methyltransferase, translating to MTLSRGEQSGPFRVGDRVQLTGPKGRLHTITLQAGAHFHSHKGLLAHDDLIGRPDGSVVANQAGVEYLALRPLLTDFVMSMPRGAAIVYPKDAAQILAQADIFPGARVVEAGVGSGALSLWLLRAIGAAGRLYSFERRDDFASVARANVATFHGADPENWSITLGDLAEVLPETVDEASVDRVVLDMLAPWECLESVSVALKPGGVLLCYIATATQLSRVAEAIRATGEYTEPQSSETMVRGWHVQGLAVRPDHRMIAHTGFLITARRLAPGTILPELKRRPSKTEFSDEDVEAWTPGALGERSVSDKSLRKRVRQADAAATRSRAEPAEPAEPAEPAGPAG from the coding sequence ATGACGCTCAGCCGGGGCGAGCAGAGCGGCCCGTTCCGCGTCGGCGACCGGGTGCAGTTGACCGGTCCGAAAGGCCGCCTGCACACGATCACCCTCCAGGCGGGCGCGCACTTCCACTCGCACAAGGGCCTGCTCGCGCACGACGACCTGATCGGCCGGCCCGACGGCTCCGTCGTCGCCAACCAGGCGGGCGTCGAGTACCTCGCCCTTCGCCCGCTGCTCACCGACTTCGTCATGTCGATGCCGCGCGGTGCCGCGATCGTCTACCCGAAAGACGCCGCGCAGATCCTCGCGCAGGCCGACATCTTCCCCGGTGCCCGCGTGGTCGAGGCCGGCGTCGGCTCCGGTGCGCTCTCGCTCTGGCTGCTCCGGGCGATCGGTGCGGCCGGCCGCCTGTACTCCTTCGAGCGTCGCGATGACTTCGCGAGCGTCGCGCGCGCCAACGTCGCGACCTTCCACGGCGCCGACCCCGAGAACTGGTCGATCACGCTCGGTGATCTGGCAGAGGTGCTGCCCGAGACGGTCGATGAGGCATCCGTCGACCGTGTCGTACTCGACATGCTCGCGCCGTGGGAGTGCCTCGAATCCGTCTCGGTCGCACTGAAGCCCGGCGGCGTGCTGCTCTGCTACATCGCCACCGCCACCCAGCTCTCGAGGGTCGCCGAGGCGATCCGTGCCACCGGGGAGTACACCGAACCGCAATCGTCCGAGACGATGGTGCGCGGCTGGCACGTGCAGGGTCTCGCCGTGCGCCCCGACCATCGCATGATCGCCCACACCGGGTTCCTCATCACCGCCCGGCGGCTCGCGCCGGGCACCATCCTGCCCGAACTGAAGCGTCGCCCGTCGAAGACCGAGTTCAGCGACGAAGACGTCGAGGCGTGGACCCCCGGGGCACTCGGCGAGCGCTCGGTCAGCGACAAGAGCCTGCGCAAGCGCGTCAGGCAGGCGGATGCCGCGGCCACACGTTCGCGCGCCGAGCCCGCTGAACCCGCTGAACCCGCTGAACCCGCCGGTCCGGCCGGGTAG
- a CDS encoding FKBP-type peptidyl-prolyl cis-trans isomerase, with protein sequence MRSSFALIATAGIIALTLSGCASAPAPEAEPGNSSSAVTVKGEFGEAPRVTFPTPLAPEETQCTEIITGDDEHLAAGQMALVGLAVYNGATGEELQVTGFGGDTGEPVPLASSETTLPGLAKALSCGSVGSRVAAVVPEKDGFGPNGNQQLGIAPGESLVFVLDIQRAFLPRANGAVRLTRDGFPAVVLAPDGRPGITVPKSDPFETTEVEVLKEGSGQVVESGDSVVVHYTGVTWADGEVFDSSWEKGAPTIMTVSDGADSQAIPGFSKAIVGQKVGSQVAVVIPPSDGYGDQASGPIPANSTLFFVIDILGVV encoded by the coding sequence GTGCGCTCGTCATTCGCGCTCATCGCCACGGCCGGCATCATCGCCCTGACGTTGTCGGGGTGCGCCTCGGCGCCCGCTCCGGAAGCGGAACCCGGCAACTCCTCCAGCGCCGTCACGGTGAAGGGCGAATTCGGCGAAGCGCCACGCGTGACGTTCCCGACCCCGCTCGCGCCCGAAGAGACGCAGTGCACCGAGATCATCACAGGCGACGACGAGCACCTCGCCGCCGGACAGATGGCCCTCGTCGGTCTCGCCGTGTACAACGGCGCAACGGGCGAAGAGCTGCAGGTCACCGGATTCGGCGGCGACACCGGTGAGCCCGTGCCGCTCGCAAGCTCCGAGACCACGCTGCCCGGGCTCGCCAAGGCGCTCTCGTGCGGCTCGGTCGGCTCGCGCGTCGCCGCCGTCGTTCCCGAGAAAGACGGGTTCGGCCCCAACGGCAACCAGCAGCTCGGCATCGCCCCCGGCGAGAGCCTCGTGTTCGTGCTCGACATCCAACGTGCTTTCCTGCCGCGTGCCAATGGAGCGGTGCGCCTCACCCGCGACGGCTTCCCGGCCGTGGTACTCGCTCCCGACGGGCGGCCCGGCATCACGGTGCCGAAGTCCGACCCGTTCGAGACCACCGAGGTCGAGGTGCTGAAGGAGGGTTCGGGGCAGGTCGTCGAGTCCGGAGATTCGGTCGTCGTGCACTACACGGGGGTGACGTGGGCCGACGGCGAGGTGTTCGACTCCAGCTGGGAGAAGGGCGCGCCGACCATCATGACCGTCTCCGACGGCGCCGACAGCCAGGCGATCCCCGGATTCTCGAAGGCGATCGTCGGCCAGAAGGTCGGCTCTCAGGTCGCGGTCGTGATCCCGCCGAGCGACGGCTACGGCGATCAGGCGAGCGGACCGATCCCTGCGAACTCGACGCTGTTCTTCGTGATCGACATTCTGGGCGTGGTCTGA